The Apium graveolens cultivar Ventura chromosome 6, ASM990537v1, whole genome shotgun sequence genome contains a region encoding:
- the LOC141668641 gene encoding tubulin alpha chain isoform X2 has translation MRECISIHIGQAGIQVGNACWELYCLEHGIQPDGQMPSDKTVGGGDDSFNTFFSETGAGKHVPRAVFVDLEPTVIDEIRTGTYRQLFHPEQLISGKEDAANNFARGHYTIGKEIVDLCLDRIRKLADNCTGLQGFLVFNAVGGGTGSGLGSLLLERLSVDYGKKSKLGFTVYPSPQVSTSVVEPYNSVLSTHSLLEHTDVSILLDNEAIYDICRRSLDIERPTYTNLNRLVSQVISSLTTSLRFDGALNVDMTEFQTNLVPYPRIHFMLSSYAPVISAEKAYHEQLSVAEITNTAFEPSSMMAKCDPRHGKYMACCLMYRGDVVPKDVNAAVATIKTKRTIQFVDWCPTGFKCGINYQPPTVVPGGDLAKVQRAVCMISNSTSVAEVKESSLKLVRILLLLRRITRKLVLKVLRMMVTRMMVNTKKLLVLLFIPLLSAKISMFM, from the exons ATGAGAGAGTGCATTTCGATTCACATCGGTCAAGCCGGAATTCAAGTCGGTAATGCTTGCTGGGAGCTCTACTGCCTCGAACATGGAATTCAG CCTGATGGTCAGATGCCGAGTGACAAAACTGTTGGTGGCGGGGATGATTCCTTTAACACCTTTTTCAGCGAAACTGGTGCAGGAAAGCATGTCCCACGTGCTGTCTTTGTTGATCTGGAACCCACTGTCATTGATGAGATCAGGACTGGAACTTACCGTCAGCTCTTTCACCCTGAACAGTTGATCAGTGGCAAAGAGGATGCTGCTAACAACTTTGCTCGTGGGCATTACACAA TTGGAAAAGAAATTGTTGATCTCTGCTTGGACCGCATCAGAAAACTTGCTGACAACTGCACCGGGTTGCAAGGGTTTCTTGTTTTTAATGCTGTTGGTGGTGGTACTGGATCCGGTCTTGGATCCCTGCTTTTGGAGCGGCTGTCTGTTGACTATGGGAAGAAGTCCAAACTTGGGTTTACTGTCTACCCATCACCACAGGTTTCAACTTCTGTCGTTGAACCCTACAACAGTGTCCTTTCAACTCATTCACTCCTGGAACACACTGATGTCTCTATTCTTTTGGACAATGAGGCCATTTATGACATTTGTAGGCGCTCGCTAGACATTGAGCGTCCCACCTACACCAACCTTAACAGGCTTGTTTCTCAG GTGATTTCCTCCTTGACTACATCTCTGCGATTTGATGGTGCTCTGAATGTGGATATGACTGAATTCCAGACCAACTTGGTCCCATATCCACGGATCCATTTCATGCTTTCATCATATGCCCCTGTCATATCAGCTGAAAAGGCATACCATGAACAACTCTCTGTGGCTGAAATAACCAACACTGCTTTTGAGCCCTCCTCCATGATGGCCAAGTGTGATCCTCGTCATGGGAAGTACATGGCTTGCTGTTTGATGTATCGTGGTGATGTTGTCCCCAAGGATGTTAATGCTGCTGTTGCAACTATCAAGACCAAGAGGACAATTCAGTTCGTTGACTGGTGCCCAACTGGATTCAAGTGTGGAATCAACTATCAGCCCCCTACTGTTGTTCCTGGCGGAGACCTTGCCAAGGTTCAGAGAGCTGTCTGCATGATTTCAAACTCCACCAGTGTGGCTGAGGT GAAGGAGAGTTCTCTGAAGCTCGTGAGGATCTTGCTGCTCTTGAGAAGGATTACGAGGAAGTTGGTGCTGaaggtgctgaggatgatggtgaCGAGGATGATGGTGAATACTAAGAAGTTATTGGTTTTACTTTTTATTCCTTTACTGAGCGCCAAGATTAGTATGTTCATGTAA
- the LOC141668641 gene encoding tubulin alpha-2 chain isoform X1, with product MRECISIHIGQAGIQVGNACWELYCLEHGIQPDGQMPSDKTVGGGDDSFNTFFSETGAGKHVPRAVFVDLEPTVIDEIRTGTYRQLFHPEQLISGKEDAANNFARGHYTIGKEIVDLCLDRIRKLADNCTGLQGFLVFNAVGGGTGSGLGSLLLERLSVDYGKKSKLGFTVYPSPQVSTSVVEPYNSVLSTHSLLEHTDVSILLDNEAIYDICRRSLDIERPTYTNLNRLVSQVISSLTTSLRFDGALNVDMTEFQTNLVPYPRIHFMLSSYAPVISAEKAYHEQLSVAEITNTAFEPSSMMAKCDPRHGKYMACCLMYRGDVVPKDVNAAVATIKTKRTIQFVDWCPTGFKCGINYQPPTVVPGGDLAKVQRAVCMISNSTSVAEVFSRIDHKFDLMYAKRAFVHWYVGEGMEEGEFSEAREDLAALEKDYEEVGAEGAEDDGDEDDGEY from the exons ATGAGAGAGTGCATTTCGATTCACATCGGTCAAGCCGGAATTCAAGTCGGTAATGCTTGCTGGGAGCTCTACTGCCTCGAACATGGAATTCAG CCTGATGGTCAGATGCCGAGTGACAAAACTGTTGGTGGCGGGGATGATTCCTTTAACACCTTTTTCAGCGAAACTGGTGCAGGAAAGCATGTCCCACGTGCTGTCTTTGTTGATCTGGAACCCACTGTCATTGATGAGATCAGGACTGGAACTTACCGTCAGCTCTTTCACCCTGAACAGTTGATCAGTGGCAAAGAGGATGCTGCTAACAACTTTGCTCGTGGGCATTACACAA TTGGAAAAGAAATTGTTGATCTCTGCTTGGACCGCATCAGAAAACTTGCTGACAACTGCACCGGGTTGCAAGGGTTTCTTGTTTTTAATGCTGTTGGTGGTGGTACTGGATCCGGTCTTGGATCCCTGCTTTTGGAGCGGCTGTCTGTTGACTATGGGAAGAAGTCCAAACTTGGGTTTACTGTCTACCCATCACCACAGGTTTCAACTTCTGTCGTTGAACCCTACAACAGTGTCCTTTCAACTCATTCACTCCTGGAACACACTGATGTCTCTATTCTTTTGGACAATGAGGCCATTTATGACATTTGTAGGCGCTCGCTAGACATTGAGCGTCCCACCTACACCAACCTTAACAGGCTTGTTTCTCAG GTGATTTCCTCCTTGACTACATCTCTGCGATTTGATGGTGCTCTGAATGTGGATATGACTGAATTCCAGACCAACTTGGTCCCATATCCACGGATCCATTTCATGCTTTCATCATATGCCCCTGTCATATCAGCTGAAAAGGCATACCATGAACAACTCTCTGTGGCTGAAATAACCAACACTGCTTTTGAGCCCTCCTCCATGATGGCCAAGTGTGATCCTCGTCATGGGAAGTACATGGCTTGCTGTTTGATGTATCGTGGTGATGTTGTCCCCAAGGATGTTAATGCTGCTGTTGCAACTATCAAGACCAAGAGGACAATTCAGTTCGTTGACTGGTGCCCAACTGGATTCAAGTGTGGAATCAACTATCAGCCCCCTACTGTTGTTCCTGGCGGAGACCTTGCCAAGGTTCAGAGAGCTGTCTGCATGATTTCAAACTCCACCAGTGTGGCTGAGGTGTTCTCCCGCATTGACCACAAGTTTGATCTTATGTACGCAAAGCGTGCCTTTGTGCATTGGTATGTGGGTGAGGGAATGGAGGAAGGAGAGTTCTCTGAAGCTCGTGAGGATCTTGCTGCTCTTGAGAAGGATTACGAGGAAGTTGGTGCTGaaggtgctgaggatgatggtgaCGAGGATGATGGTGAATACTAA
- the LOC141666354 gene encoding putative E3 ubiquitin-protein ligase ARI8 codes for MDCGEDYSYSDEENDPYYDEDYVEYEEEDEDEGDDMEIYDDESTKNIISKDYRVLTKDDIEKHQEHDIALLSTALSVPKVAACILLQNYTWHVDKAQEAWFNDEDAVRGSVGLIKQPVVGSRKPGELIRCGICFEFYVYDAGFESCVGFCGHSFCGECLKGYVSSAINDGAGCLILRCPDPSCRAVVGEDRVSLLVSEDDQRKYKRFLVRSYVESNKKIKWCPAPGCECAIEYEVGSESFGVTCKCLRSFCWNCDVDYHHPVECETVRKWILKNGSQTWLVANTKACPKCNVPIEKDSGCMHMICQPPCNYEFCWICRGSWEGHDFKACNAYKESVKMGESEEEMARVGARRYSHYYERWDANQKSREKALADLQEIKTKALSQIGEEQCDDRRERHLKFVTEAWKQIVQCRQVLKWTYAYGYFMPFEVSMKTNLFEYLQGNAEEALEKLHECAENKLQIYLGGDGDSDEFDELRKLTDITGKYFAHFLKGLENGLSEADDTPLDEETWVCDKCTYKNEFEHNVCYQCLLGARPKLKWQEFQ; via the coding sequence ATGGATTGTGGGGAGgattattcatattctgatgagGAGAATGATCCGTATTATGATGAAGATTACGTCGAATATGAAGAAGAAGACGAAGACGAGGGCGATGATATGGAGATTTATGATGATGAATCCACGAAAAATATAATTTCGAAAGATTATAGAGTTTTGACAAAAGATGATATAGAGAAACATCAAGAACATGATATTGCACTACTTTCAACTGCCTTGTCTGTACCAAAAGTTGCTGCTTGTATTTTACTACAAAACTACACGTGGCATGTTGATAAAGCGCAAGAGGCATGGTTTAATGATGAGGATGCAGTACGAGGATCCGTTGGTTTGATTAAACAGCCTGTTGTCGGATCACGTAAACCCGGGGAATTGATAAGATGTGGTATATGCTTTGAGTTTTATGTTTATGATGCAGGGTTTGAAAGTTGTGTAGGGTTTTGTGGTCATAGTTTTTGTGGTGAGTGTTTGAAGGGGTATGTTAGTTCAGCTATTAATGATGGTGCTGGATGCTTGATTTTACGATGTCCTGATCCGTCTTGTCGTGCTGTTGTAGGAGAAGATAGGGTTAGTTTGCTGGTGTCTGAGGATGATCAGAGGAAGTATAAGAGGTTTTTGGTTAGATCTTATGTTGAAAGTAACAAGAAAATCAAATGGTGTCCTGCTCCGGGCTGCGAATGTGCTATTGAGTATGAAGTAGGGAGTGAGAGTTTTGGTGTTACTTGCAAGTGTCTGAGGAGTTTTTGCTGGAATTGTGATGTGGATTATCATCATCCGGTTGAATGTGAGACGGTGAGGAAGTGGATTTTGAAGAATGGTTCTCAGACCTGGTTAGTTGCTAATACTAAGGCTTGTCCTAAGTGTAATGTACCTATTGAGAAAGATAGTGGATGTATGCACATGATTTGTCAGCCTCCTTGTAACTATGAGTTCTGTTGGATATGTCGAGGCTCGTGGGAAGGACATGATTTCAAGGCGTGTAATGCTTATAAGGAGAGTGTTAAGATGGGGGAAAGTGAAGAGGAGATGGCTAGAGTGGGAGCTCGGAGATATTCTCATTATTATGAGAGATGGGATGCAAATCAGAAGTCGAGGGAGAAAGCATTAGCGGATTTGCAGGAGATTAAAACTAAAGCACTTTCGCAAATTGGAGAGGAGCAATGTGATGATAGGAGAGAAAGGCATTTGAAATTTGTTACAGAAGCCTGGAAGCAGATTGTTCAGTGTAGGCAAGTGCTGAAATGGACTTATGCATATGGATATTTCATGCCATTTGAAGTTTCGATGAAGACAAATCTTTTTGAGTATTTACAGGGTAATGCAGAGGAGGCTTTGGAGAAACTCCATGAATGTGCTGAGAATAAGCTGCAGATATACCTTGGCGGTGATGGTGATTCAGATGAATTTGACGAGCTTAGAAAGCTGACTGATATAACTGGAAAATATTTCGCGCACTTCCTTAAAGGACTCGAGAATGGTCTTTCAGAAGCTGACGATACTCCATTGGATGAAGAGACCTGGGTGTGTGACAAATGCACGTACAAGAATGAATTCGAGCATAACGTATGCTATCAGTGCTTACTAGGGGCGCGCCCAAAATTGAAGTGGCAGGAGTTCCAGTAA
- the LOC141668642 gene encoding uncharacterized protein LOC141668642: MDPCPFVRIVVKNLAVKYSSTSKNSDTSFYCKMKIKNLATQISNIPLEQANDHDHASFCLNKLQFEKLREKSKSPSCLKIKIYKRELGCGMFSENFCGSVVVDLKGVENKVCVVKDGWVEVDKNIKLCLNVRVEPDPRFVFEFDGKPECSPQVFQVNGNVRQAVFTCKFGFKNSGGNDRSLRSRSSLSESGKSRSWLSGSKKEQGPKERKGWSITIHDLSGSPVATASMVTPFVPSSGTNKVSKSNPGAWLILQPGQSTWKPWGRLEAWLENGDQLGYRFEHFPDGIDAITLTNSTLNTKKDGKFTIDNTSPGPSPLSTPSSSFDSGTGSFSDGGSGSWAHLLYRGFVMSSTVTSGGKCSKPEVEVSVNHVTCTEDAAAFVALAAAMNLSMDACSSFSTKLRKELRQPNQD; the protein is encoded by the exons ATGGATCCGTGTCCTTTTGTGCGGATTGTAGTAAAAAACTTGGCTGTCAAGTATTCGAGTACTTCGAAAAATTCAGACACTTCATTTTACTGCAAGATGAAGATCAAGAATCTCGCTACTCAAATCTCGAACATACCTTTAGAACAGGCTAATGATCATGATCATGCGTCGTTCTGCTTAAACAAGTTGCAGTTTGAGAAACTACGTGAGAAATCGAAAAGCCCTAGTTGTTTGAAGATCAAGATCTATAAGAGAGAGCTAGGTTGTGGGATGTTCAGTGAGAATTTTTGTGGGAGTGTTGTTGTGGATTTGAAAGGAGTTGAGAATAAGGTTTGTGTAGTGAAGGATGGGTGGGTTGAGGTTGATAAGAACATAAAGTTGTGTTTGAATGTTCGTGTTGAACCCGATCCCAGATTCGTGTTTGAGTTTGATGGCAAGCCTGAGTGTAGTCCTCAAGTGTTTCAGGTTAATGGCAATGTTAGACAAGCTGTTTTTACTTGCAAGTTTGGGTTTAAAAACTCCGGTGGCAATGATCGCAGCTTAAGATCAAG ATCATCTTTGTCAGAATCAGGCAAGTCAAGAAGCTGGCTAAGTGGCAGCAAGAAAGAACAAGGCCCGAAAGAGCGAAAAGGATGGTCAATTACAATCCATGATCTCTCAGGGTCACCTGTGGCTACTGCATCAATGGTGACACCATTTGTCCCATCAAGCGGAACGAACAAGGTCAGCAAATCGAATCCAGGAGCCTGGCTCATTCTCCAGCCTGGTCAATCAACCTGGAAGCCTTGGGGCCGTCTTGAGGCCTGGCTAGAAAACGGAGATCAGTTAGGCTATCGATTTGAACATTTTCCCGATGGCATCGATGCAATAACTCTTACAAATTCCACACTGAACACCAAAAAAGACGGAAAATTCACTATTGATAACACTAGTCCTGGTCCCTCCCCACTGAGCACTCCTAGCAGCAGTTTTGATTCAGGGACAGGATCCTTTTCGGACGGGGGATCAGGATCATGGGCACATTTGCTCTATCGAGGTTTTGTAATGTCATCTACTGTAACAAGTGGCGGAAAATGTAGCAAGCCTGAAGTCGAGGTCAGTGTTAACCACGTCACGTGCACGGAGGATGCTGCTGCTTTCGTCGCGTTGGCAGCAGCGATGAATCTGAGCATGGACGCTTGTAGTTCGTTCTCTACAAAGCTCAGGAAGGAGTTGAGACAGCCGAATCAGgattga
- the LOC141668643 gene encoding uncharacterized protein LOC141668643, producing MYRHSPHRHQKSKGFRLKHVLQICVLVAVCFWLIYQVKHSHDKKKQFDENDGKTSRDMEMDNAVLKLGRKDLNPQEKGPNKDLESHDEEAEEEIVEEDKNEEENGEKDKNEEEIGEDKHGEEIELEDKHEEESEEEDKHEEETGDEDKNEEETGEDKHEETGEDDKNEEETGEDKHEEETREEDEHEEETGEEDKLEEETGVEDKHEKEEQEEDVETEEKGEEVGGDDGVNEQEQKKTNSSNNQEEELIEENKEKEDTDEKETEDKYDDDKDSQQKNDSSIEDHDHDERSKNTREAREEHYKGDDASSAVSHDGQITSSENIIGHMENQASTEEHKNKTEEGNAGQNTTDVNEREVEAAGNGNLTSNVEKSSNGQLETKNNTDPQDLSVKNETEIIMPDLSHSLIVTDGNVTASEGTNVETLVIEQPDNSTVALENAKLDSNSSDATPTKNMEENSVVSRDSSTTSEFVSSETLVQSNVSAKNKDGSESTTTVESTDEVGNENPENAEGTEGTYENLESSNTEDTDEVQHDSIDSSDSSIPVDDKENHIDLDTLPDIRTEGTNSEEVAEE from the coding sequence ATGTACAGACATTCACCTCACAGGCATCAGAAATCCAAAGGTTTCAGGTTGAAGCACGTGCTTCAAATATGTGTTTTAGTTGCTGTTTGCTTTTGGTTGATTTACCAGGTCAAGCACTCCCATGATAAGAAAAAACAATTTGATGAAAATGATGGAAAAACTTCACGAGATATGGAGATGGACAATGCAGTTTTGAAATTGGGAAGGAAGGACCTTAATCCACAAGAAAAGGGTCCAAACAAGGATCTTGAGAGTCATGATgaagaagctgaagaagaaaTTGTGGAAGAAGATaagaatgaagaagaaaatggaGAGAAAGATAAGAATGAAGAAGAAATTGGAGAAGATAAACATGGAGAAGAAATCGAATTAGAAGATAAGCATGAAGAAGAAAGCGAGGAAGAAGATAAGCATGAAGAGGAAACTGGAGATGAAGACAAGAATGAAGAAGAAACCGGAGAAGATAAGCATGAAGAAACTGGAGAAGATGACAAGAATGAAGAAGAAACCGGAGAAGATAAGCATGAAGAAGAAACTAGAGAAGAAGACGAGCATGAAGAAGAAACCGGAGAAGAGGACAAACTTGAAGAAGAAACTGGAGTAGAAGATAAGCATGAAAAAGAAGAGCAAGAAGAAGATGTTGAAACTGAAGAAAAAGGTGAAGAAGTTGGTGGAGATGATGGCGTAAACGAGCAGGAGCAAAAGAAAACTAATTCCAGTAATAATCAAGAAGAGGAGTTAATAGAAGAAAACAAGGAAAAAGAAGACACCGATGAGAAGGAAACAGAAGATAAATATGATGACGATAAGGATTCTCAACAAAAGAATGACAGTTCAATAGAAGACCATGATCATGATGAAAGATCTAAAAATACTCGTGAAGCACGTGAGGAACATTACAAGGGAGATGACGCTTCTAGTGCTGTGTCCCATGATGGGCAAATCACAAGCAGTGAAAATATAATTGGACACATGGAGAACCAAGCTAGTACAGAAGAACATAAAAATAAGACCGAGGAAGGCAATGCTGGTCAAAATACTACAGATGTTAATGAGCGTGAGGTGGAAGCAGCTGGGAATGGAAATTTAACCTCCAATGTAGAAAAGAGTTCTAATGGTCAATTAGAAACAAAAAATAATACAGATCCTCAGGACTTGTCTGTAAAGAACGAAACAGAGATTATCATGCCGGATTTAAGTCATTCACTTATTGTTACTGACGGAAATGTAACTGCCTCTGAAGGAACCAACGTTGAGACCCTTGTCATTGAACAACCCGATAACTCTACGGTAGCTCTAGAAAATGCTAAATTAGATTCAAACTCGTCAGATGCCACGCCTACTAAGAACATGGAAGAAAATTCAGTAGTGTCCAGAGATTCCTCTACAACTTCTGAATTTGTTTCCTCAGAAACTCTTGTGCAGTCCAATGTATCAGCCAAAAACAAAGATGGCTCTGAGTCTACTACAACCGTGGAAAGCACCGATGAAGTTGGGAATGAGAATCCGGAAAACGCCGAAGGAACAGAGGGAACATATGAAAACTTAGAATCGTCTAATACTGAAGATACAGACGAAGTTCAACACGATTCCATTGATTCCTCTGATTCATCTATCCCTGTGGATGACAAAGAGAATCACATAGATCTTGATACTTTACCAGATATTAGAACAGAGGGAACCAACAGTGAAGAGGTTGCAGAAGAGTGA
- the LOC141668644 gene encoding putative pectin methylesterase CGR2, which produces MSRRAASTSRRFADGGSIPFVGSLHPKSRPSPLVSVVLVVVGALLVVGYLYSGSGGSNAGKEALMKLQAGVSCSSEVLKALPILKKAYGDSMHKVLHVGPETCSVVSELLKEEDTDAWGIEPYDLDDADRNCKSLVHKGVVRVADIKFPLPYSRNSFSLVIVSDALDYLSPKYLNKTLPELARVSADGLVIFSGYPGQRRAKVAELSKFGRPAKLRTTSWWVRYFVQTSLQENDSVIKKFEQASVKRSYTPGCQIFHLKSHK; this is translated from the exons ATGTCGAGAAGGGCAGCAAGCACCTCTCGACGCTTTGCAGATGGTGGAAGCATTCCTTTCGTGGGCTCCTTGCACCCGAAGTCACGGCCTTCACCTCTAGTGTCTGTTGTGCTGGTAGTTGTA gGTGCCTTGTTGGTAGTTGGCTATTTATATAGTGGCTCAG GTGGAAGCAATGCTGGTAAAGAGGCTCTGATGAAACTTCAAG CCGGGGTTTCATGTTCGTCAGAAGTTCTGAAAGCACTACCTATTCTGAAGAAAGCATATGGTGACAGTATGCATAAAGTACTGCATGTAGGCCCTGAAACATGTTCAGTTGTATCAGAATTATTAAAAGAGGAGGATACTGACGCATGGGGAATTGAGCCCTATGATTTAGACGATGCGGATAGAAACTGCAAAAGTCTTGTACATAAGGGTGTTGTTCGTGTTGCTGATATCAAGTTCCCCCTTCCTTACAGCAGGAACTCATTCTCTCTTGTCATAGTATCCGATGCCTTAGACTACTTGTCGCCAAAATACCTAAACAAAACTCTTCCTGAATTGGCAAGGGTGTCTGCTGATGGTCTTGTTATTTTCTCTG GTTATCCAGGACAGCGTAGAGCAAAAGTAGCAGAGTTGTCCAAGTTTGGTCGTCCA GCCAAGTTACGAACCACGTCATGGTGGGTGAGGTATTTTGTCCAGACTAGCCTGCAAGAGAATGATTCCGTCATTAAAAAATTTGAGCAGGCATCAGTTAAAAGGTCATACACCCCCGGGTGCCAGATTTTCCACCTCAAATCACACAAGTAA